In the genome of Chryseobacterium sp. 52, the window AGGCCGTTCAGCTCTGCTTCTATTTTTTCAAGGATAAATCCGAAATCTTCAGGTTTTTCCACAAAATCCAGGTCATCCACCTCGATGATGAGAAGCTTTCCTTCTGTATAATCAGAGATCCATTTTTCATATTTCTGGTTCAGTTTTGAAAGGTATTCAATACTGATTGATGCTTCATATTCCCGTCCTCTTTTGTAGATTTTTTTCACCAGGTTCGGAACATCAGATTTTAAATAGATTAAAAGATCCGGCGCTGAAACAAATGACTTCATCAGCCCGAAAACAGATATATAATTTTTGAAATCCCTGTCTGAAAGAAGCTTCATATCATTCAGGTTTTCTGCAAAAATATGAGCATCTTCATAGATCGTACGGTCCTGAATAATATTCTTACCGCTTTCTCTGATCTCTTTTACCTGACGGAATCTACTTCCCAAAAAATAGATCTGGAGTGCAAAACTCCACTTGCTCATATCCGCATAAAAATCTTCCAGATAAGGGTTATGGTCTACATCTTCAAACTGTGCATCCCATCCGTAATGCTTGGCAAGCATCGTGGTCAAAGTTGTTTTTCCTGCACCAATAT includes:
- a CDS encoding deoxynucleoside kinase, whose amino-acid sequence is MHIAVTGNIGAGKTTLTTMLAKHYGWDAQFEDVDHNPYLEDFYADMSKWSFALQIYFLGSRFRQVKEIRESGKNIIQDRTIYEDAHIFAENLNDMKLLSDRDFKNYISVFGLMKSFVSAPDLLIYLKSDVPNLVKKIYKRGREYEASISIEYLSKLNQKYEKWISDYTEGKLLIIEVDDLDFVEKPEDFGFILEKIEAELNGLF